The following proteins are co-located in the Salvelinus namaycush isolate Seneca chromosome 31, SaNama_1.0, whole genome shotgun sequence genome:
- the LOC120025456 gene encoding uncharacterized protein LOC120025456 isoform X1 gives MQRSISMESESGQQTGTSVCILTVKPEHKNLQNVPKQEKNLRETGKKNDPKPCQPDTPIDCSTATLVNMSAPSSVIPTTENQPSSRMLKMKFQKYSPYFYLTKEERKAKIGSLQHLSFDEKKTLLERTNFYATYFQKSRCLLNQNDKVTTVDPGRLCKPGSIKRCLSSTDSVEMCNSPQKTHEDSGAYLQQQVRQHNLPQYTTNGDQRSKPIPEMSAHNPSIVCGAVEENVALQLERNAGNMEPEDMNLCSPEPTTTCLTETEEDAHKVTVEPQDEMAMKNYSPIPFHPQAVNQTATSESRQDTEVRSNLNSATEKKPQDALNVNSNASKQNTEASSKPNSIRDEKNLNIVPEIAEGNRQSRELRCEPILAEKKQTNAVSSVDDTMANENPSEPRCPVIYESHTDIMDACEEVCGMETSEEVMSVKVFCPGVMLRQNHERLLQKDRECYGIGQHQQNESNTFSTCDNLADNTEECQADDSKAKDTVYSFLYNRLQLSELFLSPNQHGSCSISGKHYLKPKCKDSPMDTNKSLLPPCNPNQVDIGEGCNLRITINADRELSAVTESPSLSKRFSVSECPQGTQASQTVQENETFSNNSIISENTPIDSVLKTSTYYTTFNRAHARNAKLIKMMAEKYKGKENASVRIMRNHQHSRVKKKSIVEKSTTDIPYSEISRASHKAITGHMQMPFMQREKDCLNVSHKNLKRKTFFPNKVTRNARENKHKSCFTFKSKVAAHKISDVLKTSTRVPIKSKKSTILKMIIDFRRKKRWGTFNHNRMYSQRNVCNALAKYITSSPTSNDNKRLRGNRFEKKHLKTPTRELETNMSMRDGNEKINEEKQIADAVDTTLTSSTIEIVNEEAAKSTSGSTASNFVEDIQHIEEVKDLSKSRTCNEGKPHDTETSQETQSNCTSLQNKLPPPKCTNTVAINQDNEGITEFKKHEVDLLKEKALQAHTHSIKEVEEANSDMAPAKEIISASENMEFPLDAAIKILCGSELNSNTPKPQEDIAWVLQHKYGKMETEKADTSDRTHYCNPLEQEDTPSKEVKLITRLRDYLTNFESIVRNPEPKTSDTLCETATNLPQICETMQNNVNDHKEKPVHLVVLDRVELRNLRPNAIPFPIKICTSIINTDNGLIHSKEQEHKEKTRGNKTNYYSIPCISPDSTSMLEVPEKSTQTPIDKNTTEAEISTSVPDINHGITIAEKYASREQQRQANCTIDANNMIMLKALAEIEPENSEFCQTKENTNQKPTSHIVRLNTKTFHRNFSVADISNALKHGDKVASLAELCPLRTECKVMMQYFILNFEEKQNVEVNRTIVSRDQILERYLDRPPVPMELKYEALNSFLELQIMMEAWQFVDNKMRFLSGQSTFRSLLWYDPTLYGELFKGKVGFQQQSSLYSSFQQSLINEGPIALQRYHLAVSTLNEQLKRAPEMSYYMYLKSKRERLEIEAALRNPSDIESFFLSVPLSCMVNFGDSVESLQRVQRLVTTFTETPADKLEDGFDVGKAEHLAMVFRFLQEKIYYLKACSNTMVSKTSWFGMEHILYDASKMLVWRDTKQAGSDEPQAKYKKANPQIVYGVTESGVSLLHTSVSKRTQLMVKTGTTAQRFRGRSRGRPPMENTRCAEKKYPQHGSLPIIDLTKSPNRDNPDVYHWAKPPSNPAAHFQAWTHQENLVKSQVVNWGERSHDTQAMERNIPASSLSRPVPTYPEIRACLRTSKSGTAPNSQIQLPASMGGVGSKSDGRQQWAVSWIPHNPQNITGSDLRPMHPLWIGVGDNGHPPIGEPVLLEQTNLSSWSSLPSSPPPSVPAGNTAQQSLHSLPALTTTTNNFPPICEPLPINYPFFLLNGQTYSTANPELSTATLDNRGRFPPYVE, from the exons ATGCAGAGATCGATTTCAATGGAGTCAGAGAGCGGTCAACAAACAGGTACCTCTGTCTGCATATTGACTGTGAAGCCAGAGCATAAGAATCTCCAAAATGTACCAAAACAGGAGAAAAATCTCAGGGAAACTGGAAAAAAGAATGATCCAAAACCATGCCAGCCTGATACACCAATAGATTGTTCTACTGCTACTTTGGTGAATATGTCAGCTCCATCCTCTGTGATACCTACAACTGAGAATCAGCCATCGTCTAGAATGCTTAAAATGAAGTTCCAGAAGTATTCTCCATATTTTTATCTGAccaaagaggagaggaaggcaaAAATTGGTTCTCTACAACATCTGTCATTTGATGAGAAAAAGACATTATTAGAGAGAACCAATTTTTATGCGACTTATTTTCAGAAGTCCAGGTGTCTACTCAATCAAAATGACAAGGTCACCACAGTCGACCCTGGGCGGCTATGTAAACCAGGAAGTATAAAAAGATGCTTGTCCAGCACAGACTCAGTGGAGATGTGCAACAGTCCTCAAAAGACTCATGAGGACAGCGGTGCATACTTGCAGCAGCAGGTGAGACAACATAATCTGCCCCAGTACACCACAAATGGTGATCAGAGATCAAAACCTATCCCAGAAATGTCAGCCCATAATCCATCAATTGTCTGTGGGGCTGTGGAGGAAAACGTGGCCCTCCAACTTGAGAGGAACGCAGGCAATATGGAACCAGAGGACATGAACCTTTGCAGCCCAGAACCCACCACTACATGTCTCACAGAAACGGAAGAGGATGCGCACAAAGTTACTGTGGAACCACAAGATGAAATGGCAATGAAAAATTACTCACCGATTCCATTCCATCCCCAGGCTGTCAACCAAACTGCAACCTCTGAAAGCCGGCAGGACACAGAGGTGAGGTCCAATCTTAACTCAGCAACAGAGAAAAAACCTCAGGATGCTCTAAATGTAAACTCTAATGCAAGCAAGCAGAACACAGAGGCAAGCTCCAAACCAAATTCCATAAGAGatgaaaaaaatctaaacattGTACCTGAAATCGCTGAGGgaaacagacagagcagagaacTGAGGTGTGAACCAATCTTAgcagagaaaaaacaaacaaatgctGTAAGTTCAGTGGATGACACAATGGCGAACGAAAATCCCTCAGAACCAAGGTGTCCAGTCATTTATGAGAGCCATACTGATATCATGGATGCTTGTGAAGAGGTTTGTGGTATGGAAACATCAGAGGAAGTTATGAGTGTCAAGGTCTTCTGTCCTGGAGTTATGTTAAGGCAAAATCATGAAAGGCTTTTACAGAAAGACAGAGAATGTTATGGAATTGGCCAACATCAACAAAATGAATCCAATACATTTTCTACCTGTGATAACTTAGCTGATAATACTGAGGAATGTCAGGCTGATGATTCAAAAGCCAAAGATACAGTCTACAGTTTCCTGTATAACAGGCTGCAACTCAGTGAGCTCTTTCTTTCACCTAATCAGCATGGATCATGCTCAATTTCTGGTAAACATTACCTTAAACCAAAATGCAAAGACAGTCCTATGGACACCAATAAATCACTCCTTCCGCCCTGCAACCCAAACCAAGTAGACATCGGAGAGGGATGTAACCTTCGCATCACAATAAATGCTGATAGAGAATTGTCCGCTGTCACGGAATCACCCTCTCTGTCCAAGAGATTTTCAGTGTCAGAATGTCCTCAAGGAACTCAAGCCTCACAAACTGTACAGGAAAATGAAACGTTTAGCAACAACAGCATTATCAGTGAAAACACACCCATTGACAGTGTTCTGAAAACATCCACCTACTACACCACCTTCAACAGAGCACATGCCCGCAATGCCAAATTAATCAAAATGATGGCAGAGAAATACAAAGGGAAGGAAAATGCGTCAGTGAGGATAATGAGAAATCATCAACATTCAAGAGTGAAGAAGAAATCGATTGTTGAAAAATCCACCACTGACATTCCATACTCAGAAATATCAAGAGCATCCCATAAAGCCATTACAGGTCATATGCAGATGCCATTTATGCAGAGGGAAAAAGACTGTCTGAATGTTTCCCACAAAAACTTGAAACGCAAAACCTTTTTCCCCAATAAGGTCACAAGAAATGCCAGAGAGAACAAACACAAATCATGTTTTACATTTAAATCAAAGGTTGCAGCTCACAAAATTTCAGACGTCTTAAAGACCTCAACGCGAGTTCCCATAAAATCTAAAAAAAGCACTATCCTGAAGATGATAATAGATTTTAGGAGAAAAAAACGTTGGGGGACATTCAATCACAACAGAATGTACAGTCAAAGGAATGTGTGCAATGCTCTTGCAAAGTATATTACTTCCAGCCCAACGTCCAATGATAATAAACGTCTGAGAGGTAATCGTTTCGAGAAGAAACATTTGAAGACACCAACGAGAGAGTTAGAAACAAATATGTCTATGAGAGATGGAAATGAAAAGATCAACGAGGAAAAGCAGATAGCTGATGCTGTCGACACAACCTTAACTTCGTCGACCATAGAGATAGTCAATGAAGAGGCTGCAAAATCTACTTCTGGGAGCACTGCGAGCAACTTTGTGGAAGACATTCAACACATTGAGGAAGTAAAGGATCTATCTAAAAGCAGAACTTGCAACGAAGGCAAGCCACATGACACAGAAACATCTCAGGAAACCCAGAGCAATTGCACTTCCCTTCAGAACAAATTACCTCCACCGAAATGCACCAATACTGTGGCTATAAATCAAGACAATGAGGGAATAACTGAGTTTAAAAAACACGAGGTGGATCTGCTGAAAGAAAAGGCATTACAAGCTCATACGCACTCTATAAAAGAGGTGGAAGAGGCCAACAGTGATATGGCGCCTGCTAAAGAGATAATTTCAGCTTCTGAGAACATGGAGTTTCCCTTAGATGCTGCCATCAAGATTCTTTGCGGCAGTGAGTTAAATTCAAACACACCCAAACCACAGGAAGACATCGCTTGGGTGTTGCAGCACAAGTATGGTAAAATGGAGACAGAGAAAGCAGACACATCAGATAGAACACATTACTGCAACCCACTGGAACAAGAAGACACACCCTCCAAGGAAGTGAAACTCATCACTAGATTAAGAGATTACTTGACAAATTTTGAGTCCATAGTTAGGAACCCCGAGCCAAAAACATCAGATACACTCTGTGAAACTGCAACGAATTTGCCACAGATTTGTGAAACTATGCAGAATAATGTCAATGACCATAAGGAGAAACCAGTTCACCTGGTTGTCCTTGACAGGGTGGAGTTGCGCAATCTGAGACCTAATGCAATTCCTTTCCCAATAAAGATATGCACTTCGATTATCAACACAGACAATGGCCTGATTCATAGTAAAGAACAGGAACACAAGGAGAAAACAAGAGGGAACAAAACAAATTATTACAGCATTCCTTGCATTAGCCCTGATAGTACTTCCATGTTGGAAGTCCCTGAAAAGTCCACTCAAACTCCTATTGACAAGAATACAACTGAAGCAGAAATCTCCACAAGTGTGCCTGACATTAACCATGGGATTACAATTGCAGAAAAGTATGCCTCAAGAGAACAGCAAAGACAGGCAAATTGCACTATTGATGCAAACAACATGATCATGCTCAAAGCACTAGCAGAAATAGAACCAGAGAATTCTGAATTTTGTCAGACAAAAGAAAACACCAACCAGAAGCCAACAAGCCACATTGTAAGGTTGAACACTAAGACTTTTCATAGAAACTTCAGTGTGGCTGATATCTCAAATGCACTAAAGCATGGAGACAAAGTAGCTTCCTTGGCCGAACTTTGCCCGTTGCGAACTGAATGCAAAGTCATGATGCAGTACTTCATCTTAAACTTTGAGGAAAAACAGAATGTTGAGGTCAATAGAACTATCGTCTCAAGAGATCAGATTTTAGAGCGATATCTGGACCGTCCTCCTGTACCAATGGAACTGAAGTACGAGGCGTTGAATTCTTTCCTGGAACTGCAGATAATGATGGAGGCCTGGCAATTTGTAGATAACAAGATGCGATTTTTGAGTGGACAATCTACATTTAGGAGTCTGCTCTGGTACGATCCCACTCTGTATGGGGAACTCTTTAAAGGGAAAGTGGGATTTCAGCAGCAGTCCTCTTTATATTCATCTTTCCAACAAAGCCTCATCAACGAAGGCCCAATTGCATTGCAGAGGTACCATTTAGCTGTCTCGACATTGAATGAACAGCTGAAAAGGGCCCCAGAAATGTCTTACTACATGTATCTCAAAAGCAAAAGAGAGAGGCTGGAGATTGAGGCTGCATTACGAAACCCCTCAGACATAGAGAGTTTCTTCCTCTCTGTACCACTGTCTTGCATGGTCAATTTTGGCGACAGTGTGGAAAGTTTACAGAGGGTCCAGAGGCTTGTGACGACTTTCACAGAGACTCCTGCAGACAAATTAGAAGACGGATTCGATGTTGGAAAGGCTGAGCACCTTGCCATGGTGTTCCGATTTCTTCAGGAGAAAATCTACTATTTGAAAGCTTGCAGCAACACGATGGTCAGCAAGACGTCTTGGTTTGGCATGGAACACATCCTGTATGACGCTTCGAAGATGCTGGTGTGGAGGGACACGAAACAGGCTGGGTCAGATGAGCCGCAGGCGAAATACAAGAAAGCAAAtccacaaattgtctatggggTGACTGAATCTGGTGTCTCACTGTTGCATACAAGCGTGTCAAAGAGGACCCAGCTCATGGTTAAGACTGGGACCACAGCACAGAGATTCAGAGGTCGGAGTCGGGGGAGACCGCCTATGGAGAACACTCGCTGTGCTGAG AAGAAATATCCTCAACATGGGTCTTTGCCGATAATAGACCTCACAAAATC CCCTAACAGGGATAACCCAGATGTATACCATTGGGCCAAACCCCCAAGCAACCCTGCAGCCCATTTCCAGGCTTGGACACACCAAGAAAACCTTGTCAAGAGCCAGGTAGTAAACTGGGGTGAAAGGTCACATGATACGCAAGCCATGGAGAGGAATATCCCTGCATCTTCCTTATCCCGACCTGTGCCAACATACCCTGAAATCAGGGCCTGTCTAAGGACTAGTAAAAGTGGGACAGCGCCAAACTCACAGATCCAGTTACCTGCCTCAATGGGAGGGGTGGGAAGTAAATCAGATGGGAGGCAGCAGTGGGCCGTGAGCTGGATTCCCCATAACCCCCAGAACATCACAGGAAGTGATCTGAGGCCAATGCATCCTCTGTGGATTGGTGTTGGGGACAATGGTCATCCCCCCATCGGGGAGCCTGTCCTCTTAGAGCAAACTAATCTGTCTTCCTGGTCTAgtctgccttcttctcctcctccatctgtACCAGCAGGAAATACAGCACAACAATCTCTGCACTCCCTCCCAGCTCTCACTACCACTACAAATAATTTCCCTCCCATATGTGAGCCCCTTCCTATAAATTACCCATTTTTCCTCCTGAATGGTCAGACCTATTCCACTGCCAATCCTGAATTATCCACAGCAACTCTTGATAACAGAGGGAGATTTCCTCCCTATGTAGAGTAG